TGGATTTTCACCAGCTGGCGAATATGAGCTTAGCTCGGCACGCCTGCGTTCATCTGCGGTTTATATTTCTTCAAAAACATAAAACTCGATGAGAATTCTGCATGCAGTGAGTTCGGATTCGAGTAAGTATTTTTCATTGACAAACTCATTTCGCTCCCTCCAGTCTTGGAACCTCGCGGGCTGCTATCTGTTCCCGAGCCATACGAATCGCTTCATGCAGCTTTGCCTCAAGCACATGTATCGGCGGCAGCTCAGTCAGGTATTCGGCAATGTGTATCCCACTCTCTTCCAGCCGCAGAAGTTCCACATGCTCATAAGACTTTTCCGCACATAATATAAGTCCCAGCGGCATACCTTCACCCTCGCGTTTCTCGTATTTATCAAGCCAGCGCAGGTAAAGCTCCATCTGACCTTTATCTGCTGCCTGAAATATTCCCAGCTTAAGTTCAATAGCGACCAGGCAGTGCATCCCGCGATGGTAAAAAAGCAGGTCAATATAGTAGTCCTCATTATCAATACTAATCCGCTTCTGGCGAGCTATAAAACTGAAATCTGTGCCAAGTTCCAGCAAAAACCGTTCAAGTTCCACAAGGATAGCTGATTCCAGATCCCGTTCGCTGTAGGTATCAGCAAGACCCAGAAAATCAAGAAGATAAGGGTCACGGAAAACCAGATCAGGGGTCATACGATCTTCATCCCTAAGTGTTTCAAGTTCCTGTCTGGCAAGCTGTGCAGGCTTTTTAGATATAGCGGTACGTTCATACAACATCCCCTGTATTTTGGCACGCATGGTACGGGTGCTCCATCGCTCAACACGGCACATTTCGGCATAGAAATCCCGCTTGAGATTATCTTTGATGTGGATGATCTCCCGAAAATGGGTCCAGCTCAATTGTCCACTCAGTGCGTGGACAATCTTCTCATCAGGATAAACCTCAGCAAAACGAATCATGTAGAAAATATTTGAACGAGCAAAGCCTTTTCTATACTCTGCAATCAATTGTCTCGATAGTGCGGAGACAATTTCTTTACCATACTCAGCACGCTCATTCCCGAGGATTTCAGTATTAATAAAACGCAGAGATTCGTCTTTATTTTGTCTCTCCTGATTAAAACTTATAGTTTTCAAATTTAACACCCTCTGCGTTCCTCTGTGTCCTCTGCGGTTTCTACTATGAGCTTCACACCATTTCCTCAAGCATCTCAGCTATCTCCTTCTCGATCCCCTTCAATTCTCCCTCTATCTCCTCAAGCGGTCGGGGTGGAGTATATTTGTAGAAATAGCGGTTAAAATTAATCTCATAACCCGTTTTTGTCTTTGATTCATCCACCCGGGCATCAGGCACATGAGGCAATACCTCACACGCCACATAATCAGCTATATCTTCTTTAAGCGGTACGTTCTCATAATCACGCAGTTCCGAATCTGGTTCAGGATTGCCGTTCTTGTCTGTGCATAAATCTGCTGCCTCATTCCGTTCAGAAAGTGCCATCAGGATGGCTTTGAATAATGGAGCAGGATGTTCAGACCGGAATCCCTGAATGCGTTCTTCATCAACTTCGTAAACTCGTCCCGGTTCTTTACCACACCACTTAAAGAAATTGTACCCAGCGCGTCCAGAATCGACTGCTGCATCTTGTTACCTTCAGCGATCTCAGCTTCAACCTTTTCCGTATCTTTGCGCTTCTTACTGCTTGCCAGACTGACAAACGGGCTTGTCTCTTTTACCTTTTCAAGCCTCTCTTCATTAACCGCAAAATTAAGCCGCAGGGGTCGCTCCACAGTAATTCTCTGGTAGCCAAAATCAGTGTTATCAAAAATTTTCACATACTCGCCCTCAGTGAAATCACCGTAAAGTCGGGTAATCTCAGCGATATGGTCAGCTTTACCACTGCGCCCGTCCCCGATCTCGTTACGTTTATTACCAAGGCTCTTACGCATCTTCAAAAAGAATCCGGTAGCATCAATTAGCTGAATCCTGCCCCGGCGGTGTTTTTCCTTGCGGTTTGTCACAATAAACAGATATGTGCTGATACCCGTATTGTAAAAAAGCTGATCCGGAAGGGCTACAATAGCATCAAGCCAATCACTTTCA
This window of the Methanosarcinales archaeon genome carries:
- a CDS encoding DUF1016 domain-containing protein, coding for MRCLRKWCEAHSRNRRGHRGTQRVLNLKTISFNQERQNKDESLRFINTEILGNERAEYGKEIVSALSRQLIAEYRKGFARSNIFYMIRFAEVYPDEKIVHALSGQLSWTHFREIIHIKDNLKRDFYAEMCRVERWSTRTMRAKIQGMLYERTAISKKPAQLARQELETLRDEDRMTPDLVFRDPYLLDFLGLADTYSERDLESAILVELERFLLELGTDFSFIARQKRISIDNEDYYIDLLFYHRGMHCLVAIELKLGIFQAADKGQMELYLRWLDKYEKREGEGMPLGLILCAEKSYEHVELLRLEESGIHIAEYLTELPPIHVLEAKLHEAIRMAREQIAAREVPRLEGAK